The genomic segment CCGCCTTAATATCACCAACCTGCACAACATGGCCTATAACTTCAAGATCGATCTTATCGAGGAGAAGCTTTGCCACCGCCCCGCCGCATACACGCCCTATGGTTTCCCTTGCGGAGCTTCGTCCACCACCCCGGTAATCACGTATGCCGTACTTGGAGGTATAAGTGAAATCCGCATGGCCGGGACGGAAGAGGTCCTTAACCTTGGAATAGTCTTTGGACCTCTGATTCTCGTTATATACCAGCATCATTATAGGGTGTCCGGTGGTTTTTCCTTCAAATATACCTGAATGGAACTCCACCTTGTCCTTCTCATCCCGTGGTGTGCTGACATCGCTTTGACCGGGTCTTCTGCGGTTAAGCTCGTTCTGGATATCTGATTCTGCGATATCTATACCTGCGGGGCAGCCGTCTATGACGACGCCGACGCTCTTGCCGTGGCTTTCGCCGAAGGTGCTTATCCTGAATACTTCTCCAAAAATGCTTCCAGCCATATTAAAACTCGGTGACCTCCCCGCCGTTTATTTTCCTTCTCTGCCCTGTATTAACGTCCATGGTGAATCCCGGCTCAATAAGCCCCTCTTCAGGATAGCCTGCGGATTCCCAGTAGCCTCGGATGTGTTCATCAAGGAAGTGTATATGTTTTATCCATTTACAGCTTTTGTACCCCCACAGATTCGGTATGATGCTCCGGAAGGGTCCGCCGTACTCGAACTCTATCTCGTCTCCATCCACATGGGTTGCAAGGAGGATACGGGGATTGTCCATATGCTTGCGCTCCACAGCTGTTACGTAACTGCCGTAGCTCTCGAAGTATACGTAGCTGTAATCTCCGGGCTTTGCCCAGTCTATGAAGTCCTTCCACGGTATCCCTTGCCAGTCGCATCGTATGCTCCAGCCGGATACGGAGGTAAGTCTGCTTTCGATTGTCCGGTATTTGAAGTTTGAGAGGAGTTCCTTGAGGGGGTACTTACCCTTCATAGGGGTGTTTCCGCCGATCTCGACAGTGTATTCATCCTTTTCAGGAACGCTCTGGAGTCGTTCAGCATTGAAAACGGGGCAGTTTAGCCTTCTGAGACAGCTCATTATTCACCTCACTCATATTTGAGGACGTT from the Limisalsivibrio acetivorans genome contains:
- a CDS encoding molybdopterin-dependent oxidoreductase, with protein sequence MSCLRRLNCPVFNAERLQSVPEKDEYTVEIGGNTPMKGKYPLKELLSNFKYRTIESRLTSVSGWSIRCDWQGIPWKDFIDWAKPGDYSYVYFESYGSYVTAVERKHMDNPRILLATHVDGDEIEFEYGGPFRSIIPNLWGYKSCKWIKHIHFLDEHIRGYWESAGYPEEGLIEPGFTMDVNTGQRRKINGGEVTEF